In a single window of the Gemmatimonadaceae bacterium genome:
- a CDS encoding B12-binding domain-containing radical SAM protein, producing MTASRAMRLTIVHPCVGRIPGQKYIRTWQMEPLPAATLAGLTPRDVEVRFHDDRMERIPFDEPTDLVAISVETYTAKRAYQIASEYRQRKVPVVMGGFHASLCPDEVATYAESVVVGEAEQLWPMVVDDARHGQLQKFYRAAGRSSLAGLRPDRSIFRGKRYLPIGLVEAGRGCHFSCEFCAVQTVFEASQTRRPIDQILAEVRALKDEKKLFFFVDDNITSNLRQAKEFFRALIPLGIRWVSQASINAAHDEEFLDLLKRSGCQGVLIGFESLDPANLESMNKRFNTAKGGFEQALGNLRRHGIRVYGTFIFGYDGDTPASFAPTVSFAQSHAFYIAAFNHLTPFPATPLYQRLAREGRLLYDAWWMDDRYSYNRIPFTPRGMSPDELQRSCLAARRTFYGWPSILRRSLDPVNRGNGFMWRNFYMINAMHRADVSLRDHYPLGDMAWQGALRPAH from the coding sequence GTGACCGCGTCACGGGCCATGCGCCTCACCATCGTGCACCCCTGCGTCGGGCGCATTCCGGGGCAGAAGTACATCCGCACCTGGCAGATGGAACCGCTCCCCGCGGCCACGCTCGCCGGGCTCACGCCGCGCGATGTCGAGGTGCGCTTCCACGACGACCGCATGGAGCGCATCCCGTTCGACGAGCCCACCGACCTGGTCGCGATCAGCGTCGAGACGTACACGGCCAAGCGCGCGTACCAGATCGCCAGCGAGTATCGCCAGCGCAAGGTGCCGGTGGTAATGGGGGGCTTTCACGCCTCGCTCTGCCCGGACGAGGTGGCAACGTACGCCGAGTCGGTCGTGGTGGGAGAGGCCGAGCAGTTGTGGCCAATGGTGGTGGACGATGCCCGTCACGGCCAGCTGCAAAAGTTCTATCGCGCAGCGGGACGGTCGTCGCTGGCGGGGCTGCGCCCGGATCGCTCGATCTTCCGCGGGAAGCGCTACCTCCCCATCGGACTGGTCGAGGCGGGGCGGGGGTGTCACTTCTCGTGCGAGTTCTGCGCGGTACAGACGGTCTTCGAGGCCTCGCAGACGCGACGCCCCATCGACCAGATCCTCGCCGAGGTGCGCGCGCTCAAGGACGAGAAGAAGCTCTTCTTCTTCGTCGACGACAACATCACCTCCAACCTGCGGCAGGCCAAGGAGTTCTTCCGCGCCCTCATCCCGTTAGGCATCCGATGGGTGAGCCAGGCCAGCATCAACGCCGCGCACGACGAGGAGTTCCTCGATCTCCTCAAGCGCAGCGGGTGCCAGGGCGTGCTCATCGGCTTCGAGAGCCTCGACCCGGCCAACCTCGAGTCGATGAACAAGCGCTTCAACACCGCCAAGGGAGGGTTCGAGCAGGCGTTAGGCAACCTGCGGCGCCACGGAATCCGCGTGTACGGGACCTTCATCTTCGGCTACGACGGCGACACGCCGGCGAGCTTTGCCCCCACGGTCTCGTTCGCGCAGTCGCACGCCTTCTACATCGCCGCCTTCAACCACCTCACCCCGTTCCCCGCAACGCCGCTGTACCAGCGCCTGGCGCGCGAGGGGCGGCTCCTCTACGACGCCTGGTGGATGGACGATCGCTACAGCTACAACCGCATCCCCTTCACGCCGCGCGGCATGTCGCCTGACGAGTTGCAGCGCTCGTGCCTCGCGGCTCGGCGCACGTTCTACGGCTGGCCCAGCATCCTCAGGCGGAGCCTGGACCCCGTGAACCGCGGCAACGGCTTCATGTGGCGCAACTTCTACATGATCAACGCGATGCACCGCGCCGACGTGAGCCTGCGCGACCACTACCCACTGGGAGACATGGCATGGCAGGGGGCGCTGCGGCCGGCGCACTGA
- a CDS encoding GH3 auxin-responsive promoter family protein, whose amino-acid sequence MTIGATVANALWLASMRPAARAFERALDQPGAAQWRWLARQLQLHASSEFGQAREFGRIDSPRTYARAVELCTYDDLAPHIARIGAGVRDVLATGRVTHLAPTSGSTGARKLIPFNAELQRGFSAAVGAWMHDLVRQRPALVGGPAYWSISPLVEEAAEESNAARTARGAAQCVPPGADECDVPHAAIPIGFADDADYLGAGAAWLVRQAMAAPSSLRHVRDMQAFWRLTALALLRRRGLRLISAWHPSFVDILMDAASNAWEELLDAIASGTCPWIAALPPGARAGWTTSPDPHRADELRRLGRDSWPSWWPQLQVISCWGEQGAEAGWRSIARHVSAHASHVLVQPKGLLATEGVVTVPHGMTHVLALNSHFFEFLDRDGNVRLAQELNRGGEYEVVLSNGGGLWRYRLGDMVACTGHLKATPTLQFLGRAGQVSDLRGEKLSEPFVARALRGAWEGGEMPAYVALRAWNDGAAAGYELLVAEEARADGANARDAAHEARLRHLERALCENPHYALARRLGQLQPLRERSVPRDAARDDLWSHPGRLGDAKPRLLLPAVERRIAPDG is encoded by the coding sequence GTGACCATCGGCGCCACGGTGGCCAATGCGTTATGGTTGGCATCGATGCGCCCGGCGGCGCGTGCGTTCGAGCGCGCGCTCGACCAGCCGGGCGCCGCGCAGTGGCGCTGGCTCGCTCGCCAGTTGCAGCTGCATGCCTCCAGCGAGTTTGGCCAGGCACGCGAGTTCGGGCGCATCGACTCGCCGCGGACGTATGCGCGCGCCGTGGAGCTGTGCACCTACGACGACCTCGCCCCACACATCGCGCGCATTGGTGCCGGGGTGCGCGACGTCCTGGCCACGGGGCGCGTGACGCACCTGGCCCCGACGAGCGGCTCCACCGGCGCGCGAAAGCTCATTCCGTTCAACGCCGAGTTGCAGCGAGGCTTCAGCGCCGCCGTGGGCGCGTGGATGCACGACCTCGTGCGCCAGCGCCCGGCGCTGGTCGGCGGTCCCGCCTATTGGTCCATCTCCCCGCTGGTGGAGGAAGCTGCGGAGGAGAGCAACGCAGCGCGCACCGCGCGGGGCGCCGCGCAGTGCGTCCCACCCGGCGCCGACGAATGCGACGTGCCACACGCCGCCATCCCGATCGGATTCGCCGACGACGCCGACTACCTCGGCGCGGGCGCTGCATGGCTCGTGCGGCAGGCGATGGCCGCACCGTCATCGCTGCGACACGTACGCGACATGCAGGCCTTCTGGCGCCTGACCGCGCTCGCGCTCCTCCGCCGGCGGGGGCTGCGGCTCATCTCGGCATGGCATCCGTCGTTTGTCGACATCCTGATGGACGCGGCCAGCAACGCGTGGGAGGAACTGCTGGATGCCATCGCGAGCGGCACGTGTCCGTGGATCGCCGCGCTCCCGCCCGGCGCACGCGCTGGCTGGACGACATCTCCCGACCCTCACCGCGCCGATGAACTGCGCCGCCTGGGACGCGACTCGTGGCCGTCGTGGTGGCCGCAGCTTCAGGTGATCAGTTGCTGGGGAGAGCAGGGCGCCGAAGCAGGGTGGCGCTCCATTGCACGCCACGTGTCGGCGCATGCATCACACGTGTTGGTGCAGCCAAAGGGGCTCCTCGCCACCGAGGGCGTGGTGACAGTTCCCCATGGGATGACCCATGTGCTCGCGCTCAATTCGCACTTCTTCGAGTTTCTCGATCGCGACGGGAACGTTCGCTTGGCGCAGGAGCTGAATCGCGGCGGTGAGTACGAGGTCGTGCTGAGCAATGGCGGCGGGCTGTGGCGCTATCGCCTGGGCGACATGGTGGCGTGCACCGGCCACCTCAAGGCAACTCCCACGCTGCAGTTCCTGGGTCGCGCCGGACAGGTGAGCGACCTTCGCGGTGAGAAGCTCAGCGAGCCCTTCGTGGCACGAGCGCTGCGCGGCGCATGGGAGGGGGGTGAAATGCCCGCTTATGTCGCGCTCCGCGCGTGGAACGATGGGGCGGCAGCCGGCTACGAGCTGCTCGTGGCAGAAGAAGCGCGCGCCGACGGCGCCAACGCGCGTGATGCCGCACACGAGGCGCGCCTGCGCCACTTGGAGCGCGCGCTGTGCGAGAACCCGCACTACGCCCTGGCTCGCCGGCTCGGCCAGCTGCAACCGCTGCGGGAGCGCTCGGTGCCGCGCGACGCCGCGCGTGACGATCTGTGGTCGCACCCCGGGCGCCTGGGCGATGCAAAGCCTCGCCTCCTGCTCCCTGCGGTGGAGCGGCGCATCGCACCGGACGGCTGA
- a CDS encoding TonB-dependent receptor — protein MLSAVLALTVATRLTSAMPEARAMEQQDTLSRTVATRAVGSARAAGRAEGRAEGRAVARAATARDSARTLLGEVRGRVLDAGADVPLASAFVVLEGNGTARMATSALDGGFVFPAMTPGHYTLLVTRAAYRPTRLGLVVPEGSALVLDVQLTRLPVSLSAIVVQASRDDEPALAPGIEALNARYADGASSSRAATLLASPGAMTSAILGVVPGRGAGDPGSGGDGRTLFIWGAKDAGARVTLDGIPLGAPLHLGGLLPVVDEDVMAPARMWSGGAPARYDGGTDYVLDLRARPAATDSLRLWATIDVLSERAGGELPLGSRGSLMAGVRRVNDGRVAQWAGADPGYAYGDGFVRLQLQPAAGDELRATALVTDEALDLPRDQGIDNARWGNRAGSLAWERTRERHGTLLRAGLADAVIDLPLLTLRAGHLRADSRRLAVLAEHRWGTTRAVTAVGVEGERMDVQRTVAGDSTGAPLTSAGSGDPCPIASACDQVPVMARVAGTTGAVYVDHRRLLAPWLQLGVGGRAVMAPSAFDAGRVTFLPRLALEATPSGGSALRLGVGGYSRTATLFDESGGATVLPSTGLAASAPVGGGAWLSQSTAMQLEVGASQRWSHAGVSAVAYWQRPQRTGVGQSALRHRGIDLMWQYARGATSLTASYSRVAREVRAWDRDSAAEVVSSRLEQVASLGAAARLWRLYGSLSASYARGLSFAAVVLESANRSAPASTSSGNVVSASAESALPPQRSFLRVDATISSRVCVAGPSCRVVLAPYARVLNALDRRDAIFYYRESPSRDPGRLGWLPALLSVGVRADMGRSSR, from the coding sequence ATGCTTTCCGCCGTCCTCGCCCTTACCGTCGCGACGCGCCTGACGAGCGCGATGCCGGAGGCGCGGGCGATGGAGCAGCAGGACACGCTCTCCCGCACGGTGGCGACGCGCGCGGTGGGCAGCGCTCGCGCGGCGGGGCGCGCTGAGGGGCGCGCGGAGGGGCGCGCCGTGGCACGCGCTGCAACTGCCCGCGACTCCGCTCGGACGCTGCTGGGTGAAGTGCGCGGGCGCGTGCTCGACGCCGGTGCCGACGTCCCGCTTGCCTCGGCGTTCGTCGTGCTCGAGGGGAACGGCACCGCGCGCATGGCCACCTCGGCGCTGGACGGCGGCTTCGTCTTTCCGGCGATGACCCCTGGGCACTACACGCTGCTCGTGACGCGTGCGGCGTATCGTCCCACGCGTCTCGGCCTCGTCGTCCCCGAGGGGTCGGCGCTTGTGCTCGACGTGCAGCTGACGAGGCTTCCCGTCTCGCTGTCGGCCATCGTCGTGCAGGCGTCGCGTGACGACGAGCCCGCGCTCGCCCCGGGGATCGAGGCGCTGAATGCGCGCTATGCCGACGGGGCATCGTCCAGCCGTGCGGCGACGCTCCTTGCCTCGCCGGGGGCGATGACGAGTGCGATCCTTGGTGTCGTGCCCGGGCGCGGTGCCGGCGACCCCGGGAGTGGGGGCGACGGGCGCACGCTGTTCATCTGGGGGGCGAAGGATGCGGGGGCGCGGGTCACGCTCGACGGGATCCCGCTGGGCGCGCCGTTGCACCTGGGGGGGCTCCTCCCCGTGGTGGACGAGGACGTGATGGCGCCGGCCCGCATGTGGTCGGGGGGAGCGCCGGCGCGCTACGATGGCGGCACCGACTACGTCCTCGACCTGCGTGCCCGGCCGGCGGCCACCGACTCGTTGCGCCTGTGGGCCACGATCGACGTGCTGTCCGAGCGCGCCGGCGGCGAGCTCCCGTTAGGCAGCCGCGGCTCGCTCATGGCCGGCGTGCGGCGCGTGAACGACGGGCGCGTGGCGCAGTGGGCCGGCGCCGACCCGGGCTATGCCTACGGCGATGGCTTCGTGCGCCTGCAGCTGCAACCCGCGGCGGGCGACGAACTCCGGGCCACCGCCCTCGTCACCGACGAGGCGCTCGACCTGCCGCGCGACCAGGGGATCGACAACGCCCGCTGGGGCAACCGCGCCGGCTCGCTGGCATGGGAACGCACCCGCGAGCGGCACGGGACGCTGCTGCGCGCCGGGCTCGCCGACGCCGTCATCGACCTTCCGCTCCTCACGCTGCGTGCGGGACACCTCCGCGCCGACTCGCGCCGCCTGGCCGTTCTGGCAGAGCATCGTTGGGGCACGACACGCGCCGTGACGGCAGTGGGGGTGGAAGGGGAACGCATGGACGTGCAGCGCACCGTTGCCGGCGACTCCACGGGCGCGCCTCTCACGAGTGCGGGGAGCGGCGATCCCTGTCCCATCGCGTCGGCGTGCGACCAGGTGCCGGTGATGGCGCGCGTGGCGGGAACGACGGGGGCGGTGTACGTCGACCACCGCCGCCTGCTCGCGCCCTGGTTGCAGCTGGGGGTGGGGGGGCGCGCGGTGATGGCGCCGAGCGCCTTCGACGCCGGGCGCGTCACGTTCCTCCCGCGCCTCGCGCTGGAGGCGACGCCGAGCGGGGGAAGTGCGCTGCGCCTGGGGGTGGGCGGCTATTCGCGCACCGCGACGCTCTTCGACGAGTCCGGCGGTGCCACCGTGCTCCCCTCCACCGGGCTGGCGGCCAGCGCGCCGGTGGGCGGCGGCGCGTGGCTTTCGCAGTCGACCGCGATGCAACTCGAAGTTGGGGCGTCGCAACGGTGGTCACATGCCGGCGTGTCAGCCGTCGCATACTGGCAGCGGCCGCAGCGCACCGGGGTGGGGCAGTCGGCACTGCGCCACCGTGGCATCGACCTCATGTGGCAGTACGCGCGCGGGGCGACGTCGCTCACGGCGTCGTACTCGCGCGTGGCGCGCGAGGTGCGCGCCTGGGACCGCGACTCGGCAGCCGAGGTGGTGTCGTCGCGCCTCGAGCAGGTGGCCTCGCTCGGCGCTGCTGCGCGCCTTTGGAGGTTGTACGGATCGCTTTCGGCGTCGTATGCGCGCGGCCTCTCGTTCGCCGCCGTCGTCCTGGAGAGCGCCAATCGCAGTGCGCCGGCGTCGACTTCCTCGGGAAACGTCGTGTCGGCCTCGGCGGAGTCGGCCCTCCCCCCGCAACGCTCGTTCCTGCGCGTGGACGCCACCATCTCCTCGCGCGTGTGCGTGGCCGGACCCTCGTGTCGCGTGGTGCTGGCCCCCTACGCGCGCGTCCTCAACGCCCTCGATCGGCGCGACGCGATCTTCTACTATCGCGAGTCGCCGTCGCGCGACCCGGGGCGGCTGGGGTGGCTCCCGGCGCTCCTCTCGGTGGGCGTGCGCGCCGACATGGGACGGTCGAGTCGCTGA
- a CDS encoding sigma-70 family RNA polymerase sigma factor: MGPDATWEAIYAEHRLELLRYVHRLTRDVHLAEDVVQDAFLRLWRETRAVDNPRSWLFRVCTNLVRDQSRRTAIRERHAAHPDDAQAESPEEEFDRAESVRVVRLALDRLIPRDREALLLRESGFRYAEIADVIDVRVEIVPTLIARALKRFHKAYLQETTDAAP, translated from the coding sequence ATGGGACCGGACGCCACCTGGGAAGCGATCTACGCCGAGCACCGGCTCGAACTCCTGCGCTACGTCCATCGCCTAACGCGTGATGTGCACCTGGCGGAGGACGTCGTGCAGGATGCCTTCCTGCGGCTGTGGCGCGAGACGCGCGCCGTGGACAACCCGCGCTCGTGGCTCTTCCGCGTCTGCACGAACCTCGTGCGCGACCAGTCGCGGCGCACCGCGATCCGCGAGCGCCACGCCGCGCACCCCGACGACGCCCAGGCCGAGTCGCCGGAAGAAGAGTTCGACCGCGCCGAGTCGGTGCGCGTGGTGCGCCTGGCGCTCGATAGGTTGATACCGCGCGACCGCGAGGCGTTGCTGCTGCGTGAGTCGGGCTTTCGCTACGCCGAGATTGCCGACGTGATCGACGTGCGCGTCGAGATCGTCCCCACGTTGATTGCCCGGGCGCTCAAGCGCTTCCACAAGGCCTACCTGCAGGAGACCACCGATGCCGCACCCTAG
- a CDS encoding DUF4397 domain-containing protein, whose amino-acid sequence MRAVHTTRRRTRLHARRHARLLVPIALLSLTAACDDSDAPDAVASIRFLHASQGRAAVDFRADGTTEDGGRSYGAAWSNSVVLEAGARTLSARLAGATTDIASTAASLVNSASYSAILAKRPTGDSLLVLADTAATPADTKAFVRILNVAPTAASVDVYITAANADLATTTPNATAIDFLKRSPYLEVTAAAQRVRLTTAGTKSVVLDVNTLALPNRSVRSIAVLEATAGGAPLQGIVSAERN is encoded by the coding sequence ATGCGAGCCGTTCATACGACCCGTCGTCGCACCCGACTTCACGCCCGCCGTCACGCCCGACTGCTCGTCCCCATTGCGCTCCTCTCGCTCACGGCCGCCTGTGACGACTCCGACGCTCCCGACGCGGTCGCCAGCATTCGTTTCCTCCATGCGTCACAGGGACGCGCGGCCGTGGACTTCCGCGCCGATGGCACCACCGAAGACGGTGGTCGCAGCTACGGCGCCGCCTGGTCCAACAGCGTGGTGCTGGAAGCGGGAGCGCGCACGCTGAGCGCGCGGCTGGCCGGCGCCACGACCGACATCGCCTCCACCGCCGCGTCGCTGGTGAACAGTGCGTCGTACTCCGCGATCCTTGCCAAGCGCCCCACCGGCGACTCGCTCCTTGTCCTTGCCGACACCGCGGCCACGCCGGCCGATACCAAGGCCTTCGTGCGCATCCTGAATGTCGCGCCGACTGCGGCGAGCGTGGATGTCTACATCACCGCAGCAAACGCCGACCTTGCGACGACGACGCCGAACGCCACCGCCATCGACTTCCTCAAGCGTTCGCCGTATCTCGAGGTCACCGCAGCCGCGCAGCGCGTGCGCCTCACCACGGCCGGGACCAAGTCGGTCGTCCTGGACGTGAACACGCTCGCGCTCCCCAACCGCAGCGTGCGCAGCATCGCCGTGCTCGAGGCCACTGCCGGCGGCGCTCCCCTGCAGGGGATTGTCTCGGCGGAACGGAACTGA
- a CDS encoding IS3 family transposase yields MGAVLEVSPSGFYNSRRRAPEVRAIADEVLMARVRIIHRASGETYGAPQVQRDLRGDGIRVGTKRVARRMRQRAAL; encoded by the coding sequence ATGGGCGCTGTGCTTGAGGTGTCGCCGAGCGGCTTCTACAACTCGCGGAGGCGTGCACCTGAGGTGCGCGCGATCGCGGATGAGGTCCTCATGGCGCGCGTACGGATCATTCATCGCGCGAGTGGCGAGACGTACGGGGCCCCGCAGGTGCAGCGTGACCTGCGGGGCGACGGCATTCGGGTGGGCACGAAGCGCGTGGCGCGTCGCATGCGGCAGAGAGCCGCACTGTGA
- a CDS encoding transposase has translation MTPRRKESNARRERRAFPGKFKQEAVRLMHERRAKGGTLTHVAQGLDVRPEQLREWTRVPAARPSGLAAAGVVETPEQEGSGCGARMRGSRRSVSSQTKSRCTSRGSRGEVRLYCAASARASGATHGRCA, from the coding sequence ATGACGCCACGAAGGAAGGAGTCGAACGCCCGGCGTGAGCGCCGCGCATTCCCCGGGAAGTTCAAACAGGAAGCGGTCCGGTTGATGCACGAGCGGCGGGCCAAGGGTGGGACGCTCACGCACGTGGCGCAGGGGTTGGACGTCCGCCCCGAACAGCTGCGGGAGTGGACCCGCGTGCCGGCGGCGCGGCCGAGTGGGCTCGCCGCGGCGGGTGTGGTCGAGACGCCCGAGCAGGAAGGCAGCGGCTGCGGCGCGAGAATGCGCGGCTCAAGACGGAGCGTGAGTTCGCAAACAAAGTCGCGGTGTACCTCGCGAGGGAGTCGCGGTGAAGTACGCCTGTATTGCGCGGCATCGGCACGAGCATCCGGTGCGACTCATGGGCGCTGTGCTTGA
- a CDS encoding transposase encodes MSRRNGKPKARRQFTPEEKATILRRHLVDKVPVSDLCDAYAIQPTLFYLWQRQAFEHLSAALQDGRSQRGISQAGAAERARVAALEAKLAKKDALIAQVSEEYLALKRKLGAP; translated from the coding sequence ATGAGTCGACGCAACGGCAAGCCGAAGGCCCGGCGACAGTTCACGCCCGAGGAGAAAGCCACGATCCTGCGGCGGCATCTCGTCGACAAGGTCCCCGTCTCGGACCTGTGTGACGCGTACGCGATCCAGCCCACGCTCTTCTACCTCTGGCAGCGCCAGGCCTTCGAACACCTGAGCGCTGCGCTGCAGGATGGGCGCTCGCAGCGGGGCATATCGCAGGCCGGCGCGGCCGAACGGGCACGCGTGGCCGCGCTCGAAGCCAAGCTCGCAAAGAAGGATGCGCTGATCGCCCAGGTGTCGGAGGAGTACCTCGCCCTGAAAAGAAAACTTGGGGCGCCCTGA
- a CDS encoding IS3 family transposase, translating to MTAFSARSEQSVRWVLARLGLAPTQYYRWTARYGKTNTPAGPVPRDHWLQPAERQAILAYHDTHAPEGYRRMTSLMLDANVVAVSPATVYRVLRAAEVLDRWNRTPSKKGTGFVQPTAPHEHWHIDISDLSDLNIAGTFYYLCALLDGATRFLVHWELRERMTTVDVETILQRAREQYPDARPRIISDYGPQFLARDFKEFMRLAGMTHVRTSPYYPQSNGKLERWHQTLKATTIRPQAPASLEEARRLVAGFVDHYNHHRLHSALGYITPADALAGRADAIWAARDQKLEAARAARRHAPPPPSPPTSVTPRSYTEHPPHLSHSR from the coding sequence GTGACGGCCTTCAGTGCGCGTTCCGAGCAGTCGGTGCGCTGGGTGCTGGCACGCCTGGGCCTTGCTCCGACGCAGTACTATCGCTGGACCGCCCGCTACGGGAAGACCAACACGCCCGCCGGCCCCGTGCCGCGCGACCATTGGCTGCAGCCGGCGGAGCGGCAGGCGATCCTCGCGTATCACGACACGCATGCCCCGGAGGGCTATCGGCGCATGACGTCCCTGATGCTCGACGCGAACGTCGTCGCCGTGAGTCCCGCGACGGTGTATCGCGTGCTGCGGGCGGCCGAGGTGCTCGACCGGTGGAACCGGACGCCGTCGAAGAAGGGCACGGGCTTCGTGCAGCCGACGGCGCCGCACGAGCATTGGCACATCGACATCAGCGACCTCAGCGACCTCAATATTGCGGGGACGTTCTACTACCTGTGCGCGCTCCTCGACGGCGCCACGCGCTTCCTCGTCCATTGGGAGCTGCGCGAACGCATGACCACGGTCGACGTCGAGACGATCCTGCAGCGGGCGCGCGAGCAGTATCCCGATGCGCGCCCGCGGATCATCTCGGACTACGGCCCGCAGTTCCTCGCGCGCGACTTCAAGGAGTTCATGCGGCTGGCGGGCATGACGCATGTCCGCACGTCGCCCTACTATCCGCAGTCCAACGGGAAGCTCGAACGCTGGCACCAGACGCTCAAGGCCACGACAATCCGGCCGCAGGCACCGGCGTCCCTCGAGGAGGCACGTCGACTGGTGGCCGGCTTCGTGGACCACTACAATCACCACCGCCTGCACAGCGCGCTGGGGTATATCACGCCGGCCGACGCGCTGGCGGGCCGCGCGGATGCCATCTGGGCCGCGCGCGATCAGAAGCTCGAAGCGGCCCGTGCGGCCCGGCGGCACGCGCCACCCCCCCCGTCCCCACCGACGTCCGTCACCCCGCGGTCCTACACTGAACACCCACCCCACCTGTCACATTCTCGCTGA
- a CDS encoding IS3 family transposase: MCHLRPETRANGVHETGSSPSWRALMDEVLMAHIRIAFAESGETYGAPRVRQELQDIGLPTSTKRVARLMRADGLVARPKKRGRVGTTHSNHAEPIAPNLLARAFDVNGVAVTRVWVGDITYIPTHEGALYLATVLDLGSRRCVGWAMRDTMEVELVLSALRMACAARHPAVGLLFHSDRGSQYASGEYREELAKHGMIASMSGKGDWYDNAVAESFFATLEFELLMKHDWHTRDEARRAIFRYIETWYNRKRRHSSLGYVSPGVYDAQLKVAA, from the coding sequence ATGTGCCACCTCCGCCCCGAAACTAGGGCGAATGGGGTCCACGAAACCGGGTCAAGTCCAAGCTGGCGGGCGCTGATGGACGAGGTGTTGATGGCGCACATCCGGATTGCCTTCGCGGAGAGCGGTGAGACCTACGGCGCCCCCCGGGTCCGGCAGGAGCTGCAGGACATTGGGCTGCCGACCAGCACCAAGCGGGTGGCCCGGCTGATGCGCGCGGACGGTTTGGTGGCACGACCGAAGAAGCGGGGACGCGTCGGCACGACGCACTCCAATCACGCCGAGCCGATCGCCCCGAACCTCCTGGCACGCGCGTTCGATGTGAACGGCGTGGCCGTGACTCGCGTCTGGGTCGGGGACATCACGTACATCCCGACGCATGAAGGGGCGTTGTACCTGGCGACCGTGCTGGATCTTGGCTCGCGGCGGTGCGTGGGCTGGGCGATGCGGGACACCATGGAAGTCGAGCTGGTGCTGAGCGCGCTGCGGATGGCGTGTGCCGCCCGCCATCCCGCGGTGGGGCTGCTCTTCCATTCGGATCGCGGCAGCCAGTACGCGTCGGGCGAGTACCGGGAGGAGCTGGCGAAGCACGGGATGATTGCCAGCATGAGCGGCAAGGGCGACTGGTACGACAACGCGGTCGCCGAGAGCTTCTTCGCCACCTTGGAGTTCGAGCTGCTGATGAAGCACGACTGGCATACGCGAGACGAGGCGCGTCGGGCCATCTTCCGTTACATCGAAACCTGGTACAACCGGAAGCGGCGCCATTCGTCGTTAGGTTACGTCAGTCCGGGCGTGTACGACGCGCAGTTGAAGGTGGCAGCGTAG
- a CDS encoding IS3 family transposase — protein sequence MARLMRREGLVARPRTRWRVVTTESPHSHPIAPNLVARPFDRHGVALTRIWLGDITSLPTREGFVYLATVLDLASRRCVGWAMRDTLEVELVVSALRMARDARQPAPGLIFHSDRGRQYAAAYRTELAAHGMVTSTSGKGDGYDNAVAESVFATLAFEVLQRSDWQTRADARRAIFRYIETWYNRKRRHSTLGDVSPAVYEEQVQAAA from the coding sequence GTGGCGCGGCTGATGCGGCGCGAGGGGCTGGTGGCGCGGCCGCGGACACGGTGGCGCGTGGTGACCACCGAGTCGCCGCATTCGCATCCGATTGCGCCGAATCTGGTGGCGCGGCCGTTCGACCGGCACGGGGTGGCACTCACTCGCATCTGGCTCGGCGACATCACCTCCCTGCCGACGCGGGAAGGTTTCGTGTATCTGGCGACGGTGCTGGATCTCGCCTCGCGGCGCTGCGTGGGCTGGGCGATGCGGGACACCCTGGAAGTCGAGCTCGTGGTGAGTGCCCTCCGCATGGCGCGCGACGCGCGGCAGCCGGCGCCCGGCCTGATCTTTCATTCTGATCGCGGCCGTCAGTACGCGGCGGCGTATCGTACCGAGTTGGCCGCGCACGGGATGGTGACGAGTACGAGCGGGAAAGGCGATGGTTACGACAACGCGGTGGCCGAGAGTGTCTTCGCCACGTTAGCGTTCGAAGTGCTCCAGCGCAGCGACTGGCAAACGCGGGCCGACGCGCGGCGCGCGATCTTCCGGTACATCGAGACGTGGTACAATCGCAAGCGGCGGCACTCGACGTTAGGCGACGTGAGCCCCGCCGTGTACGAGGAGCAGGTGCAGGCGGCCGCGTAG
- a CDS encoding transposase — protein sequence MREPLVWVPNSTAAQKWSRLAPGATPGASTDEESRFREEQIAYVLRQAEGGTAVVDICRQLGVSEATIYVWRKNFAHLGTSEMRRLRQLEGKNNRLRRLVAALTLDNHMLAEALRKNG from the coding sequence ATGCGTGAGCCCTTGGTGTGGGTCCCGAACTCGACGGCAGCTCAGAAGTGGAGTAGGTTGGCGCCGGGGGCGACACCCGGAGCATCAACCGATGAAGAGTCCCGCTTTAGGGAAGAGCAGATCGCCTATGTGCTGCGACAGGCGGAAGGTGGCACCGCCGTCGTCGACATCTGCCGCCAGTTGGGGGTGAGCGAAGCGACGATCTATGTCTGGAGAAAGAACTTTGCGCATCTCGGCACCAGCGAGATGCGCCGCCTCCGGCAGCTCGAAGGCAAGAACAATCGGCTGAGACGCCTCGTGGCCGCTCTCACACTCGACAACCACATGTTGGCGGAGGCGCTCCGAAAAAACGGGTGA